A region from the Chthoniobacterales bacterium genome encodes:
- the uvrA gene encoding excinuclease ABC subunit UvrA: protein MPAVSKKPSAPVPKAAPLADSIRIRNVRQNNLKGIDLDLPLNQLIVVTGPSGSGKSSLAFDTIYAEGQRRYVETFSPYTRQFLDRMDKPRVDEILGIPPAIAIEQKNGVRTTRSTVGTMTEINDYLKLLVPRLARAFCPICDREIRPETAQSIVTQLQKEHAGETILITFGVPVPPNTKPADFFKFLTAQGYLRIWRDGKMHRTDEAPTLTALHGVVEVVQDRITVQPDSFSRLTEAAETALNFGKGKITVTNLKTLESQPFSKGWHCAHCDETIRPPSPGLFSFNNPLGACPTCRGFGRTIGLDLDRALPDKSLSIAEGVVKPFQSGQSKECQSDLMRHAQRNLVDVYCPFAELSPADQKWVLQGEGGIDVSNEELWKNDQWYGVKGFFDWMEARTYKMHIRVFLSRYRAYTECPDCHGGRFQPATLNYQLVDQAGKRYTLPQLSRTPVRQLATLLETFLVPAADKTGTMIRGEVVSRLRYLDEVGLGYLDLDRSTRTLSGGEVERVTLTTCLGASLVNTLFVMDEPTVGLHPRDVSKLIGVMQQLRNKGNTLLVVEHEEAVIRSADYLIDIGPGRGNDGGELVFAGNASELHSNQRSLTAAYLYGRKSIPVPVKRRKAKAWLTVKGATENNLRDIDVKFPLGLFTCVTGVSGSGKSSLVHTVLHENLLRIKGLPTGEVIGHCRSILGGHAVDQVVMVDQSPLARSPRSTPAVYLGVFDELRKQFADSSAAQAAGFTASTFSFNSGTGRCQRCNGLGYEKVEMQFLSDLFIRCSECEGKRYQPHVLAIQLHGKSIHDVLELTVSEAIAFFTEHGANKKILEPFRTLESVGLGYLKLGQPVNVLSGGESQRLKLVGHLVEKSNLHQKSLLIFDEPTTGLHFDDVALLLNVFQKLVDAGNTLIVIEHNLEVIKSADHVIDLGPEAGEEGGLIIAEGTPEQVSNIKESHTGRYLRGVLQGTRVREEIIPRPVGFKGQSSGITIHGAREHNLKNFTVTLPREKMITITGLSGSGKSTLAFDILFAEGQRRFLDSMSPYARQFVEQLEKPDVDHIEGLPPSVAIEQRITRGGGKSTVATVTEVYHFLRLMFAKLGTQYCPKCQIPVEGQTIQRIIEQVEKVVGKKTSYLLATVVKARKGFHTDVAAAAAKDGFETLLVDGKFIPSANFEKLERFKEHTIDIVLADLSQVKKADVRPLVERALQIGKRTAKIYVAGQETILSTEMTCPKCSRAFEELDPRLFSFNSPHGWCTTCNGFGEIFEAAINLDEDASMLERELAEEKAHESMEEGESKPCHVCKGARLNEVARNVRLNDLTIDRLTHGSVRDSLETVQKLTFQKQQLVISEDIIPEITQRLKFMENVGLSYLALDRSAKTLSGGESQRIRLAAQLGSNLRGVLYVLDEPTIGLHPRDNDALLDTLEALKAKGNTLVIVEHDEETMRRSDIIVDLGPGAGMNGGEVVAQGTLSQIKANKNSQTGRYLKKPMQHPLLGSRRSLAKVDWLQIIKADVNNLKNITVKFPIGRLTAITGISGSGKSTLMRGALRPAVEEALNTKAKKTGKYPDLKGTEFLEAIYEVDQSPIGKSSRSIPATYIKVFDEIRLHFAALPMSRMRGYTNSRFSFNTEGGRCETCAGQGVIKMEMNFLPPSYVPCEDCGETRYNAQTREVEYNGKNIGDVMNMTIAQAAEFFSASPKIHRTLNLLVETGLGYLKLGQPSPTLSGGEAQRLKLVSELRLGATRDYTNKVRKMKSAKSTLYLLEEPTIGLHMADVEMLLGVIQRLVDVGHTVIVIEHNLNVIAEADYVVDIGPEAGSAGGELVACGTPEEICTSKTSRIAPYLKRTLAGK, encoded by the coding sequence ATGCCCGCAGTTAGTAAGAAACCTTCCGCACCCGTCCCCAAGGCCGCACCACTGGCCGACTCCATCCGCATCCGCAATGTTCGTCAGAACAATCTGAAGGGCATTGATCTCGACCTGCCGCTAAATCAGTTGATTGTCGTCACCGGTCCCAGCGGATCGGGCAAGTCCTCGCTCGCTTTCGACACGATCTACGCCGAGGGCCAGCGACGTTACGTGGAGACGTTCTCGCCTTACACGCGGCAATTTCTCGACCGCATGGACAAGCCGCGGGTGGACGAGATTCTCGGCATCCCGCCCGCCATCGCCATCGAGCAGAAAAACGGCGTTCGCACCACGCGCTCGACCGTCGGGACGATGACGGAGATTAACGATTACCTGAAACTTCTCGTGCCACGGCTGGCGCGGGCGTTTTGTCCGATTTGCGACCGGGAAATTCGACCCGAGACAGCACAGTCGATCGTCACTCAACTCCAAAAAGAGCACGCCGGTGAGACGATTCTCATCACCTTTGGCGTGCCCGTTCCGCCGAACACTAAGCCGGCGGATTTCTTCAAATTTCTCACCGCCCAAGGCTATCTCCGCATCTGGCGCGATGGAAAAATGCATCGCACCGACGAGGCGCCGACGCTCACCGCCCTGCACGGCGTCGTGGAAGTCGTCCAGGACCGGATAACAGTGCAACCCGACTCATTTTCCCGGCTCACCGAGGCGGCGGAAACGGCGCTCAATTTCGGCAAGGGAAAGATTACCGTCACGAATCTCAAGACGCTGGAATCGCAGCCTTTCTCCAAAGGCTGGCACTGCGCGCATTGCGACGAAACGATCCGCCCGCCATCGCCGGGACTTTTTTCCTTTAACAATCCGCTCGGCGCGTGCCCGACCTGCCGTGGTTTTGGCCGCACGATTGGGCTCGATCTCGACCGTGCGCTGCCCGACAAATCGCTGAGCATCGCCGAGGGCGTGGTGAAGCCGTTCCAGAGCGGACAATCCAAGGAATGCCAGTCCGATCTGATGCGCCATGCCCAGCGCAATCTGGTCGATGTTTATTGTCCGTTTGCCGAGCTTTCCCCTGCCGATCAAAAATGGGTGCTCCAAGGCGAGGGAGGCATCGATGTTAGCAACGAGGAACTCTGGAAAAACGACCAATGGTATGGCGTGAAAGGTTTCTTCGACTGGATGGAGGCGCGCACTTACAAAATGCACATCCGCGTTTTCCTCAGCCGCTACCGCGCCTACACCGAGTGCCCGGATTGTCATGGTGGCCGCTTCCAACCCGCGACGCTGAACTATCAATTGGTCGATCAAGCGGGGAAACGCTATACGCTTCCGCAGCTGAGCCGAACGCCGGTGAGACAACTGGCAACTTTGTTAGAAACCTTCCTGGTTCCAGCGGCGGACAAGACGGGCACGATGATTCGTGGCGAAGTCGTTTCTCGCCTGCGCTATCTCGACGAGGTCGGCCTCGGCTACCTCGATCTCGACCGCAGCACGCGCACGCTTTCCGGCGGCGAAGTCGAGCGCGTCACGCTCACCACTTGTCTCGGAGCGTCGTTGGTTAACACCTTGTTCGTCATGGACGAGCCGACGGTAGGGCTGCATCCGCGCGATGTTAGCAAACTGATAGGAGTCATGCAGCAGTTGCGCAACAAGGGCAACACTTTGTTAGTCGTCGAACACGAGGAGGCGGTCATCCGCTCTGCCGACTATCTGATCGACATCGGCCCAGGTCGCGGCAACGACGGAGGCGAGCTGGTCTTCGCTGGAAACGCATCGGAGTTGCATAGTAATCAGCGCTCGCTCACCGCTGCGTATTTGTATGGCCGCAAATCCATTCCAGTTCCAGTCAAACGTCGCAAAGCCAAAGCCTGGCTCACCGTCAAAGGTGCCACCGAAAACAACCTGCGCGACATCGACGTCAAGTTTCCGCTGGGACTTTTCACCTGCGTCACTGGCGTTTCCGGCAGTGGAAAATCCAGTCTCGTACACACGGTTCTCCACGAAAATCTGCTTCGCATCAAAGGCCTGCCAACCGGAGAAGTTATTGGGCATTGCCGCAGCATATTAGGAGGCCACGCCGTTGATCAGGTCGTGATGGTCGACCAGTCGCCGCTCGCCCGCAGCCCGCGCTCCACGCCAGCCGTTTACTTGGGAGTCTTCGACGAGTTGCGCAAACAATTTGCCGACAGTTCCGCGGCGCAGGCGGCGGGATTTACCGCCAGCACGTTCTCCTTCAACAGCGGAACTGGGCGCTGCCAGCGCTGCAATGGACTCGGCTATGAAAAGGTTGAGATGCAGTTTCTCAGCGATCTTTTCATCCGTTGCTCCGAGTGCGAAGGGAAACGCTACCAGCCGCATGTTCTAGCCATTCAACTCCACGGAAAATCGATTCACGATGTCCTAGAACTAACTGTTAGTGAAGCCATCGCGTTTTTCACCGAACATGGAGCTAACAAAAAGATTTTGGAACCTTTCCGCACCTTGGAAAGCGTCGGCCTCGGCTACCTGAAACTCGGCCAGCCGGTCAACGTCCTGAGTGGCGGAGAAAGCCAGCGACTCAAGTTAGTCGGACATCTCGTAGAGAAGTCTAACCTGCACCAGAAGTCGCTCCTCATTTTCGACGAACCGACCACTGGACTTCATTTCGATGATGTCGCGCTGTTGTTGAACGTCTTCCAAAAGCTAGTCGATGCAGGCAACACTCTCATTGTCATCGAGCACAATCTCGAGGTCATCAAAAGCGCCGATCACGTCATTGACCTCGGCCCCGAAGCTGGCGAGGAGGGAGGCCTGATCATCGCCGAGGGTACTCCAGAGCAGGTATCTAACATTAAGGAATCCCACACCGGACGCTACCTGCGCGGCGTGCTCCAGGGGACTCGCGTCAGGGAGGAAATCATTCCCCGTCCGGTCGGTTTCAAGGGGCAATCCTCCGGCATCACCATCCACGGCGCGCGCGAACATAACCTCAAAAACTTCACCGTTACCCTGCCACGCGAGAAGATGATCACGATCACCGGCCTGAGCGGATCTGGAAAATCCACGCTCGCCTTCGACATTCTTTTTGCCGAGGGCCAGCGCCGCTTTCTCGACAGCATGTCGCCCTACGCGCGGCAATTTGTCGAGCAGTTGGAGAAGCCCGATGTCGATCACATCGAGGGGCTTCCTCCTAGCGTCGCCATCGAGCAGCGCATCACGCGCGGCGGCGGAAAATCGACGGTTGCGACCGTCACCGAGGTCTATCATTTCCTGCGCCTAATGTTTGCCAAACTCGGCACGCAGTATTGCCCGAAATGTCAGATTCCTGTCGAGGGACAGACCATTCAGCGCATCATCGAGCAAGTGGAAAAGGTCGTCGGAAAGAAGACCTCCTATTTGCTGGCCACGGTCGTGAAAGCTAGAAAAGGCTTCCACACCGATGTGGCCGCGGCGGCAGCCAAGGACGGTTTCGAGACATTGTTAGTCGATGGGAAATTTATTCCTTCTGCTAACTTCGAGAAGCTGGAACGTTTTAAGGAACACACCATCGACATCGTGCTGGCCGACCTGTCGCAAGTGAAGAAGGCTGATGTCAGACCTCTGGTGGAACGCGCACTGCAAATCGGCAAGCGCACCGCCAAAATCTATGTCGCCGGACAGGAGACAATTCTCAGCACGGAGATGACCTGCCCGAAATGTTCGCGCGCCTTCGAGGAACTGGACCCGCGTTTGTTTTCCTTTAACTCGCCTCACGGCTGGTGCACGACTTGCAATGGATTCGGCGAGATTTTTGAGGCCGCCATTAACCTAGACGAAGACGCCTCCATGCTGGAGCGCGAGCTTGCCGAAGAAAAAGCCCACGAGTCAATGGAGGAAGGGGAATCGAAGCCGTGTCACGTCTGCAAAGGGGCGCGTCTGAATGAAGTGGCGCGCAATGTTAGATTGAATGATCTAACCATCGACCGGCTGACCCACGGCAGCGTGCGCGATTCGTTGGAGACCGTGCAAAAGCTAACCTTCCAGAAACAACAGCTAGTCATCTCGGAGGACATCATTCCAGAGATCACGCAGCGGCTGAAGTTCATGGAAAACGTCGGCCTGAGCTATCTGGCGCTGGATCGTTCCGCGAAGACTTTGAGCGGAGGCGAGAGCCAGCGCATCCGGCTCGCGGCGCAGTTAGGTTCCAATCTGCGCGGCGTGCTTTACGTTCTTGATGAGCCGACCATCGGATTGCATCCGCGCGACAACGACGCGTTGTTAGACACTCTCGAAGCGCTCAAAGCCAAGGGCAACACGCTTGTGATTGTCGAGCACGACGAGGAAACCATGCGCCGCTCCGACATCATTGTCGATCTCGGCCCCGGTGCCGGCATGAACGGCGGCGAAGTCGTCGCCCAGGGGACTTTGAGTCAAATCAAAGCCAACAAAAATTCTCAGACCGGACGTTACCTGAAGAAGCCGATGCAGCATCCGTTGTTAGGTTCGCGCCGTTCCCTCGCCAAAGTGGACTGGCTGCAAATCATCAAGGCCGATGTTAACAATCTAAAAAACATCACGGTCAAATTCCCCATCGGTCGGCTCACAGCCATCACGGGAATTTCCGGTTCTGGTAAAAGCACCCTGATGCGCGGCGCACTGCGGCCGGCCGTGGAGGAGGCGCTCAATACCAAAGCCAAAAAAACGGGCAAGTATCCCGATCTCAAAGGTACAGAATTTCTCGAAGCCATCTACGAGGTTGATCAGTCGCCGATCGGCAAATCCTCGCGCTCGATTCCGGCGACTTATATCAAGGTCTTCGACGAAATCCGGCTGCATTTTGCCGCGTTGCCGATGTCGCGGATGCGAGGTTATACTAACAGTCGTTTCTCCTTCAACACCGAGGGCGGACGCTGCGAAACCTGCGCGGGTCAGGGCGTAATCAAGATGGAAATGAACTTCCTGCCGCCAAGCTATGTGCCGTGCGAGGATTGCGGCGAAACCCGCTATAACGCCCAGACTCGCGAGGTGGAATACAATGGTAAAAACATCGGCGACGTAATGAACATGACCATCGCGCAGGCGGCGGAATTTTTCTCCGCCAGCCCAAAAATACATCGCACGCTGAACTTGTTAGTCGAGACGGGCTTGGGTTATCTCAAGCTCGGCCAGCCAAGCCCGACTCTGAGCGGCGGCGAGGCGCAACGACTCAAACTCGTCTCCGAATTGCGCCTCGGAGCGACGCGCGATTATACTAACAAAGTCCGCAAGATGAAGTCCGCCAAGAGCACGCTTTACCTACTGGAAGAACCGACGATCGGACTGCACATGGCCGACGTGGAAATGTTGCTTGGCGTCATCCAGCGGCTCGTCGATGTGGGTCACACGGTGATTGTCATTGAACACAACTTAAACGTCATCGCTGAAGCCGATTACGTGGTGGACATCGGACCGGAAGCCGGATCTGCGGGCGGCGAGCTAGTCGCCTGTGGCACGCCAGAGGAAATCTGCACGAGCAAGACGAGCCGCATCGCGCCCTATCTCAAACGGACTCTGGCAGGCAAATAA
- the lipA gene encoding lipoyl synthase — MAIPKIDPALHQVRKPDWIKVRLPSNPKFFSTKALMSDLKLVTVCEEAQCPNRWECWSQGTATFMIAGERCTRACGFCAVSTAKPLALEADEPTRVAEAVSRMDLKHVVITAVARDDLADGGAAHFAKTIEAVRATDPKLVIEVLTPDFNGNDAAIQMVLDAGPQIFNHNLETVERLTPLVRSRAKYRLSLDVLRRVKAMQPGIVTKSGIMLGLGEEENELFQAMDDLRESGVQVLTLGQYLRPTPNHLPVVEYITPETFDNYGEIARKKGFEFVASGPLVRSSYHAGDVDLTTLGNSGAAA; from the coding sequence ATGGCCATACCCAAGATCGATCCCGCCCTGCATCAGGTTCGCAAACCGGATTGGATCAAGGTGCGACTTCCGTCGAATCCGAAATTTTTCTCAACGAAGGCGCTGATGTCGGACCTGAAATTGGTGACCGTCTGCGAGGAAGCCCAATGTCCGAATCGCTGGGAATGCTGGAGCCAGGGCACGGCTACTTTCATGATTGCCGGGGAACGCTGCACGCGCGCCTGTGGTTTTTGTGCGGTGAGCACGGCGAAACCGCTCGCGCTGGAAGCCGACGAACCCACTCGTGTGGCCGAGGCGGTGAGCCGGATGGATTTGAAACACGTCGTGATCACGGCAGTGGCCCGCGACGATTTGGCTGACGGCGGCGCGGCGCATTTTGCGAAAACGATTGAGGCCGTTCGTGCGACCGATCCGAAGCTGGTGATCGAAGTATTGACGCCCGACTTCAATGGCAATGACGCCGCCATTCAAATGGTACTCGACGCAGGGCCGCAGATTTTCAATCACAACCTCGAGACGGTGGAACGACTCACGCCGCTAGTGCGCTCGCGGGCGAAATACCGGCTCTCGCTCGACGTTTTGCGCCGTGTGAAGGCGATGCAACCCGGGATCGTGACCAAGAGCGGCATCATGCTCGGCCTCGGCGAGGAGGAGAATGAGTTGTTTCAGGCAATGGACGATTTGCGCGAGTCCGGCGTGCAGGTTTTAACCCTCGGCCAATACTTGCGGCCAACGCCGAATCACCTGCCGGTCGTGGAATACATCACGCCGGAAACCTTCGACAATTACGGCGAGATCGCTCGCAAAAAAGGCTTCGAGTTTGTCGCCAGCGGACCGCTCGTGCGCAGCTCGTATCACGCGGGCGATGTCGATTTAACGACTCTCGGAAACAGTGGCGCCGCCGCCTAA
- a CDS encoding glycosyltransferase family 2 protein, producing MAPPPKIAVLIPGYREEAAIGKVIAGVKKYLDHVLMVDDGSPDETAERARQAGAEVIVHSRNQGKGASLKTGLRTLESRGVDYFLVMDSDGQHDPDDIPHFIAAANEMEVAVFCGNRMGDLTAMPLVRKLTNKFMSWRISRACGQAIPDSQCGFRMYRRDTLVHLLCETNNFDYETETLLLIARHGLKIGSVPVRTIYGNEKSKIHPLRDTIRFFRLMHRYRR from the coding sequence GTGGCGCCGCCGCCTAAAATCGCCGTCCTCATCCCCGGTTACCGCGAGGAAGCCGCCATCGGGAAAGTCATCGCCGGAGTCAAAAAATATCTCGACCACGTTTTAATGGTCGATGACGGTTCGCCCGACGAGACGGCGGAACGGGCGCGTCAGGCGGGTGCCGAGGTCATCGTGCATTCCAGAAACCAAGGCAAAGGTGCGTCGCTCAAGACCGGACTGCGCACGTTGGAATCGCGCGGGGTGGATTATTTTCTGGTGATGGATTCCGACGGACAGCACGACCCGGACGACATTCCTCATTTCATCGCCGCCGCCAATGAAATGGAAGTCGCCGTGTTTTGCGGCAACCGCATGGGCGATCTAACTGCCATGCCACTGGTGCGAAAGCTGACCAATAAATTCATGTCTTGGCGGATCAGCCGCGCTTGTGGGCAGGCTATTCCAGACAGCCAATGCGGCTTCCGAATGTATCGCCGCGACACGCTGGTGCATCTGCTTTGCGAGACGAATAATTTCGATTACGAGACGGAAACGCTCCTGCTGATTGCCCGTCACGGACTCAAAATCGGATCAGTCCCAGTGAGGACGATTTACGGGAATGAAAAGAGCAAAATCCATCCGCTTCGGGACACGATCCGCTTTTTCCGGCTGATGCATCGGTATCGTCGCTAA
- a CDS encoding response regulator, protein MKLKRILIIDDEVGFTKLLKLTLERTHLYQVQVENNSTQALEAARAFLPELILLDVIMPDADGGDVAARFKSDPVMKKVPIIFLTAMISPSEKKPGELISGYPYLAKPVSIPDLIRTIERNLIKKPAPSSLGSG, encoded by the coding sequence ATGAAACTCAAACGCATCCTCATCATCGACGACGAAGTCGGCTTCACCAAACTCCTGAAGTTGACCCTCGAACGCACCCATCTGTATCAAGTGCAGGTGGAAAACAACTCCACCCAGGCTCTGGAAGCCGCACGCGCCTTTCTCCCGGAACTCATCCTCCTGGACGTAATCATGCCAGACGCCGACGGCGGCGACGTGGCCGCGCGCTTCAAAAGCGATCCGGTCATGAAAAAAGTGCCCATCATTTTTCTCACGGCGATGATTTCGCCTTCTGAAAAAAAACCGGGCGAATTAATCAGCGGCTATCCGTATCTCGCGAAACCCGTCAGCATTCCCGACCTGATCCGAACGATTGAGCGCAACCTCATCAAAAAGCCGGCTCCGTCGAGTCTCGGTAGTGGTTGA
- a CDS encoding PAS domain-containing protein — MSFPAFHPEKNAGSSVQQAALLKILLENSPDCIYFKDLERRFIAVSRGLVQRLGQQSASDLLGKTDSDFFGQEHALATALDEQEIVETGHRIVGKLEREDLPDGTVRWVVSTKLPMRDESGRIIGTFGISRDFTAEKEWEDRLNSERSLLRSVIEHIPDPIYVKDLAGVYVLDNGSHRLFLGRHQEEEIVGKTSHDFFPKEQALKFEGDDQRTLESGIPLINREEIVIRSDGSRTWFLTTKVPVKGTQKSPELLVCIGRNVTQQKLAEERLLQTNAELSSTVEKLKEAHQQLRDVQMQLVEAEKLKSVGRLAAGVAHEVKNPLAVLHLGVELLRQTVPATDEESGAVLDEMTNAIARAETVVRGLLDFSAPRKLQQEAADFNEVVRHSLQFVRGELRTHHVKVALELSTDLPLIEMDRQKMEQVLINLLTNAAHAMALKGGTLTIRTRREQLTGVGGNVGHALSENFRIGEWLLITEIEDTGTGIPADKLEHIFQPFFTTKATGSGTGLGLSVSKTIIALHGGIISVKNVPGSGACFSIFLPTP; from the coding sequence GTGTCCTTCCCGGCTTTTCATCCCGAAAAAAATGCAGGCAGTTCCGTGCAACAAGCGGCTCTGCTAAAAATCCTTCTCGAGAACAGCCCAGACTGTATCTATTTCAAAGATCTGGAGCGTCGCTTCATTGCCGTCAGCCGTGGCTTGGTGCAAAGACTGGGCCAGCAAAGCGCCAGCGACCTGCTTGGCAAGACCGACTCTGATTTTTTTGGTCAAGAACACGCCCTGGCCACGGCACTGGACGAGCAGGAAATCGTCGAAACGGGCCATCGCATTGTCGGCAAACTGGAGCGTGAGGACCTTCCCGACGGGACGGTCCGATGGGTGGTCTCCACAAAGCTGCCGATGCGTGATGAAAGCGGCAGGATCATCGGGACATTTGGCATTTCCCGCGATTTCACTGCCGAAAAGGAATGGGAGGATCGGCTCAATTCTGAGCGGTCGCTGCTACGGAGCGTCATCGAACACATTCCCGATCCGATCTATGTGAAGGATCTCGCCGGCGTGTATGTCCTCGACAACGGATCGCACCGGTTGTTTTTGGGGCGTCATCAAGAAGAGGAAATTGTAGGGAAAACTTCCCACGATTTTTTTCCCAAGGAGCAGGCATTGAAATTTGAAGGTGATGACCAGCGAACGCTCGAAAGCGGTATTCCGCTGATCAATCGCGAGGAAATCGTCATCCGTTCCGATGGAAGTCGCACCTGGTTTTTGACCACCAAAGTTCCGGTGAAGGGCACTCAGAAAAGCCCTGAGCTTCTGGTTTGCATCGGCCGCAATGTCACACAGCAAAAGCTAGCCGAGGAACGCCTTCTCCAGACCAACGCGGAACTCAGCTCGACCGTAGAAAAACTCAAAGAGGCCCATCAACAACTGCGCGACGTGCAGATGCAACTGGTGGAAGCGGAGAAATTAAAATCCGTCGGACGTTTGGCGGCAGGCGTGGCCCATGAGGTTAAAAATCCGCTCGCTGTCCTTCATTTGGGAGTGGAATTACTACGGCAGACCGTTCCCGCGACCGACGAAGAAAGCGGGGCCGTGCTGGATGAAATGACGAACGCGATTGCCCGCGCAGAGACGGTGGTCCGTGGGTTGTTGGATTTTTCCGCGCCACGCAAACTCCAGCAGGAGGCAGCGGATTTTAACGAGGTCGTGCGCCATTCCCTGCAATTTGTGAGAGGCGAGCTGCGAACGCATCACGTCAAAGTCGCGCTGGAGCTTTCCACAGATCTGCCGTTGATCGAGATGGATCGGCAGAAAATGGAGCAAGTCCTCATCAATCTGTTAACCAATGCCGCCCACGCCATGGCGCTTAAGGGTGGCACGCTGACGATTCGCACCCGGCGCGAACAACTCACCGGGGTCGGCGGGAATGTGGGACACGCCCTCAGCGAAAACTTCCGCATCGGCGAGTGGCTGTTAATTACTGAGATCGAAGACACGGGAACGGGGATTCCAGCGGATAAGCTGGAGCACATTTTTCAACCCTTTTTCACCACCAAAGCCACTGGCAGCGGCACCGGCCTCGGCCTGAGCGTCTCTAAAACCATCATCGCCCTTCACGGGGGCATAATCTCCGTTAAAAACGTCCCCGGCAGCGGCGCTTGTTTCAGTATTTTTCTTCCCACCCCATAA